Part of the Ornithinimicrobium flavum genome, TGGGCTGCTCTCTCGAGGAGAGCAACCATGCCAGGCGGCCAGTCGCCCTCTGAGCAACCACACCAAGCGGCCGGTCGCCCCAGGGCCAACCACACGAGGGGGCCAGTCGCCCTCTGAGCAACCACACCAGGCGGCCGGTGGCCTTGGGGCAACCGTGCGGGGCGGCCGGTCGGAAGTGTGGCGGTCACCACCGGTGCGCGACGTCGATCACCAGGCGCGACCCGGTGCCCGGGCCGTCGAGCACGAAGACCCGCATGGGCAGCCGGGCCCGGACGCCGACCCCGAAGGTGCTCCGCCCCTCGAACGACCCCGCCATCGCGACCTGCCGCAGCGTGTCGTACCCGGTGACGTCGACCACCCGGCCCCGGTCGCGCGGCGCGAAGGTCGCACGCCCGGCGGAGTCGTAGGCCGGGACCGTCACGTCGACCTGCAGCCTTGCCCCGCCGGCGAGCGGGACCGCCTGGCCGGAGCCGGGCGCGTAGACGGTGTCCACGTACCGCACGGAGTAGCCGATCTTGCTGGCCGGGATGCCGGCGACGTCGATCACGGTGCGGTCGAAGCAGGTGTGCCGCCCGGCGCGCACGTTGGTGATGGTGCCGTCACCGACGTGCGCGTCGGCGACGTTCTTGGCCAGCGAGCCCCAGGTCACCCCCAGCTGATGCCGGTCAGCACCGGCATCGGCGTGGTCGGTACGGCCGTCGGTCCCGCGGCGGTGGCGGGCGCGATCCCGCTGAGCAGGACGAGCGCGGCCGTGGCCAGCGCGGTCCGTCGTGTGGTCCTCATGGCATTCCCCTGCCTTGTCCGGACGCCCCGGCGGGACGTCTCGACAGGTATGTCGTGGGGCCGGGCGGGAAGGTTCAGGTCCGGACGACCAGCAGCGGCGGCCCGGGCGGTCCGTCGGCCGGCTGCACCCCGTCAGCTGCCCCGGTCGATCCACTCCTGCAGGTGCGGTTTCTCGGCCCCGATGGTGGTGTCACCGCCGTGGCCTGTGTGCACGACGGTGTCCTCCGGCAGGATGAGCAGGCGGCCGCTGATGGAGTCGATGATCGTGCCGAAGTCGCTGTGCGAGCGCCCGGTGGCGCCGGGTCCGCCCTCGAAGAGGGTGTCGCCGCTGAGGAGCACCCCCAGGTCGGGGACGTAGAAGCAGCACGCGCCCGGGGCGTGGCCGGGCGTGTGGAGCACCTGCAGGTGCACGCCGGCGACCTCGAGGACCTGCCCGTCCTCCAGGTCCTCGTCCCAGTCCCGGTCCGGGTGGGTGAGCTCCCACAGCGGACGCTCGGCCGGGTGCAGGTGGATCGGTGCCCCGACCTTCTCCTGCAGGTCGAAGACGGCGTCGACGTGGTCGCTGTGGGCGTGCGTGAGCAGGATCGCCCGGACCGTTCGTCCGCCCACGACCCGGACGATCTCCTCGGCGTCGTGCGGGGCGTCGAAGACCACGCACTCGGTGTCGTCGCCGAGCACCCAGACGTTGTTGTCGACCTCCCACGAGCCGCCGTCGAGCTCGAAGTGGCCGGTGGTGACGCCCTGGTCGATGCGTACGGTCATGCCTTCTCCTCCTGGTCGAGGACGACGACGCTGCGGAGCACGTCGCCGCCGTGCATCTTGTCGAAGGCCGCCTCGACGTCACCGAGCCCGATCGTCTCGGAGACGAAGGCGTCGAGGTCGAAGCGGCCCTGGCGGTAGAGGTCGATGAGCATCGGGAAGTCGCGCGAGGGCAGGCAGTCGCCGTACCAGCTGGACTTCAGCGCCCCGCCGCGGCCGAAGACGTCCAGCAGCGGCAGCGTGATCTCCATCTCCGGGGTGGGGACCCCGACGAGGACGACCGTGCCGGCCAGGTCGCGGGCGTAGAACGCCTGCCGGTAGGTCTCCGGCCGCCCCACCGCCTCGACGACGACGTCGGCGCCGTGGCCGCCGGTGAGCGCCTGGACGGCCTCGACGGGGTCGGTGTCCTTGCTGTTGACGGTGTGGGTCGCGCCGAAGCGGCGGGCCCCCTCCAGCTTGCGGTCGTCGATGTCGACGGCGATGACCGTGGTGGCGCCGGCAAGCACCGCCCCCGCGATCGCGGCGTTGCCGACGCCGCCGCAGCCGATGACGGCGACCGAGTCACCGCGCGTGACGTTGCCCGTGTTGACGGCGGCCCCGAAGCCGGCCATCACGCCGCACCCCAGCAGGCCGGCCGCCACCGGCGAGGCCTCCCGGTCGACCTTGGTGCACTGGCCCGCGTGCACAAGGGTCTTCTCGATGAAGGCACCGATCCCGAGGGCCGGCGAGAGCTCGGTCCCGGCCATCGGGTCGCCGTCGGCGAGCGTCATCCGCTGCGTGGCGTTGTGGGTGGCGAAGCAGTACCACGGCTTGCCCTTGGCGCAGGCCCGGCACTGACCGCACACCGCGCGCCAGTTGAGGACGACGTAGTCACCGGGCTCGACCTCGGTGACCCCCTCCCCCACCGCCTCGACCGTGCCTGCGGCCTCGTGCCCCAGGAGGAAGGGGAAGTCGTCGTTGATGCCGCCCTCGCGGTAGTGCAGGTCGGTGTGGCAGACGCCGCACGCCTCGACCCGGACGACCGCCTCCCCCGGACCGGGGTCGGGCACGACGATGTCGACGACCTCGACCTCGGCTCCCTTGCTGCGGGCGATGACACCCTTGACGGTCTGGGACATCGGGGACCTCCTGTGGCCGGGGCTGCGTGCTGACCCTCACCGTATGCGGTGCCACCGACAGGGC contains:
- a CDS encoding MBL fold metallo-hydrolase, producing the protein MTVRIDQGVTTGHFELDGGSWEVDNNVWVLGDDTECVVFDAPHDAEEIVRVVGGRTVRAILLTHAHSDHVDAVFDLQEKVGAPIHLHPAERPLWELTHPDRDWDEDLEDGQVLEVAGVHLQVLHTPGHAPGACCFYVPDLGVLLSGDTLFEGGPGATGRSHSDFGTIIDSISGRLLILPEDTVVHTGHGGDTTIGAEKPHLQEWIDRGS
- a CDS encoding S-(hydroxymethyl)mycothiol dehydrogenase, whose protein sequence is MSQTVKGVIARSKGAEVEVVDIVVPDPGPGEAVVRVEACGVCHTDLHYREGGINDDFPFLLGHEAAGTVEAVGEGVTEVEPGDYVVLNWRAVCGQCRACAKGKPWYCFATHNATQRMTLADGDPMAGTELSPALGIGAFIEKTLVHAGQCTKVDREASPVAAGLLGCGVMAGFGAAVNTGNVTRGDSVAVIGCGGVGNAAIAGAVLAGATTVIAVDIDDRKLEGARRFGATHTVNSKDTDPVEAVQALTGGHGADVVVEAVGRPETYRQAFYARDLAGTVVLVGVPTPEMEITLPLLDVFGRGGALKSSWYGDCLPSRDFPMLIDLYRQGRFDLDAFVSETIGLGDVEAAFDKMHGGDVLRSVVVLDQEEKA